A DNA window from Bacteroidales bacterium contains the following coding sequences:
- a CDS encoding ornithine carbamoyltransferase, whose translation MAFNLRNRNFLKLLDFTPQEINFLLSLSQDLKKAKYAGTEQQKLQNKNIALIFEKDSTRTRCAFEVAAFDQGARVTYLGPSGSQIGKKESMKDTARVLGRMYDGIEYRGYGQKIVEELGAYAGVPVWNGLTNEFHPTQVLADFLTMMEHSDKPLHQVSFCYLGDARNNMGNSLMVGAAKMGMDFRSAAPKSLLPNEDLVKQCREIAKETGARITLTEDVAEAVKGVDFLYTDVWVSMGEPEHVWKERIELLKPYQVNKELVELTGNPKVKFLHCLPAFHNRETTIGEDIFQKFALNGMEVTDEVFESPSSVVFDQAENRLHTIKAVMVATLGS comes from the coding sequence ATGGCTTTTAATCTAAGAAACCGCAACTTTTTAAAACTGCTGGATTTCACACCACAGGAAATCAATTTCTTGCTCAGCCTATCACAGGACCTTAAAAAGGCAAAGTATGCAGGCACAGAGCAGCAAAAACTACAAAACAAGAACATCGCGCTAATTTTCGAAAAAGACTCTACCCGCACACGTTGCGCCTTTGAAGTTGCAGCTTTTGACCAGGGAGCAAGGGTAACATACCTCGGGCCTTCCGGTTCGCAAATTGGAAAAAAAGAATCCATGAAGGATACTGCACGCGTGCTTGGACGTATGTATGATGGCATTGAATATCGTGGATATGGCCAAAAAATCGTTGAAGAGCTGGGCGCATATGCCGGTGTTCCGGTTTGGAACGGGCTTACCAATGAGTTCCACCCTACACAGGTACTCGCTGATTTTCTAACAATGATGGAACACAGCGACAAGCCCCTGCACCAGGTTTCGTTCTGTTACCTCGGTGATGCACGCAACAATATGGGAAATTCCCTGATGGTTGGGGCAGCCAAAATGGGTATGGATTTCCGCTCAGCGGCTCCAAAATCATTGCTGCCAAACGAAGATCTTGTTAAACAATGCCGTGAGATCGCAAAAGAAACAGGTGCAAGGATCACTCTTACCGAAGATGTTGCCGAAGCTGTAAAAGGCGTTGATTTCCTTTACACCGATGTATGGGTATCAATGGGTGAACCTGAACATGTATGGAAAGAACGTATTGAACTGCTTAAACCTTACCAGGTAAATAAGGAGTTGGTAGAATTAACTGGCAATCCGAAAGTAAAATTCCTTCATTGTCTGCCAGCTTTCCATAACAGGGAAACCACCATTGGAGAAGATATCTTTCAAAAATTTGCTCTTAACGGTATGGAAGTAACCGACGAGGTTTTTGAATCGCCATCATCAGTAGTTTTCGATCAGGCAGAAAATCGTTTGCACACAATCAAAGCTGTGATGGTGGCTACACTGGGTAGCTGA
- a CDS encoding NAD(P)-dependent oxidoreductase, whose protein sequence is MTSKRNVWIFGGTGFIGQALLAHLRSDPTNRLHLLVHKRVPYRMLEDLNIFSGSISDFDPQWFNKYPPDVIFHLARPAGSFYIIRTLAARKAAKANERLINIIDNLPHKPVVIYVSGSLMYGPQEPDNLAFENTAINPTSYAKHYIVGEMPWINTQKEGSLDIRFARPAWILGPASWFREFYWNYYKQTGKIPCFGEGTQLMSLVQLEDCSRMINQLSLTGSKSQNLNIFSGDPITQSGFSNAIARKLNTSIHQISKVELQRRFGPTVASALLSSIPLATLYPDHHKQSGILYPDADAMIDKALNLLKDK, encoded by the coding sequence ATGACTTCAAAAAGAAACGTATGGATTTTTGGTGGCACGGGATTCATAGGGCAGGCATTGCTTGCCCACCTTCGCTCCGATCCAACCAACAGGCTTCATTTGCTGGTTCATAAAAGAGTGCCTTACCGCATGCTGGAAGACCTGAATATTTTCTCCGGTAGTATTTCAGATTTTGACCCGCAATGGTTTAACAAATATCCGCCTGATGTGATTTTCCACCTTGCAAGGCCTGCAGGTTCATTCTATATCATCAGGACATTGGCAGCAAGAAAAGCAGCCAAAGCCAACGAAAGGCTGATCAATATTATTGATAACCTTCCACATAAACCCGTGGTGATTTATGTTTCCGGTTCGCTGATGTACGGGCCACAGGAACCTGATAATCTTGCTTTTGAAAACACGGCAATTAATCCAACTTCCTATGCAAAGCATTATATTGTTGGAGAAATGCCCTGGATCAATACACAAAAGGAAGGCAGTCTGGATATTCGTTTTGCACGCCCTGCCTGGATTCTCGGCCCTGCTTCGTGGTTCAGGGAGTTTTACTGGAACTATTACAAACAAACCGGAAAAATCCCTTGCTTCGGCGAGGGAACGCAACTGATGTCGCTTGTGCAGCTTGAGGATTGTTCCAGGATGATAAACCAGCTTAGTCTGACAGGCAGTAAAAGCCAGAACCTGAATATTTTTAGTGGTGATCCGATAACACAATCAGGCTTCAGCAATGCCATAGCAAGAAAACTAAATACCAGCATCCATCAAATTTCAAAAGTAGAATTACAACGAAGGTTCGGACCGACGGTAGCTTCGGCACTGCTTTCTTCTATTCCGCTCGCCACTTTATATCCTGATCATCACAAGCAGTCAGGAATCCTTTATCCAGATGCTGATGCCATGATTGACAAAGCACTAAACCTTCTGAAAGACAAATAA
- a CDS encoding DUF2807 domain-containing protein yields MKTKSTIAIATTLLICVSVFLTGCDEMISGSGRISSETREVSSFDAIEISGAFHVYLIQGNNESLVIEADDNLLQYIESGVRGGRLYIEPRAFSFRNPTLKAYITFRDLDEIRASGAVKITGETSLEFGRLLISTSGASDIDLELYGERLELKVSGAGKTHIDGEVEKTIIRLSGASKLNAESLYVEKMDINISGAGSANVRVEDELVANISGAGNIRYIGDPRVHSKVSGAGNVKRLK; encoded by the coding sequence ATGAAAACCAAATCAACCATTGCGATTGCAACAACTTTACTAATTTGCGTTTCAGTATTTTTAACCGGCTGTGATGAAATGATATCCGGGAGCGGTCGGATAAGCAGCGAAACCCGTGAAGTATCATCGTTTGATGCCATTGAAATCTCAGGTGCATTTCATGTTTACCTTATTCAGGGAAATAATGAAAGCCTGGTGATCGAAGCCGATGACAACCTTTTGCAGTACATTGAATCAGGTGTTAGGGGTGGCAGGCTTTATATCGAACCGCGAGCTTTCAGTTTTCGAAACCCGACTTTAAAGGCATATATTACATTCCGTGATCTTGATGAGATCAGGGCTAGCGGCGCTGTTAAAATTACAGGTGAAACATCATTAGAATTCGGGCGTTTGCTGATTTCTACAAGCGGGGCTTCTGATATTGACCTGGAATTATATGGAGAAAGGCTGGAACTTAAGGTAAGTGGGGCCGGTAAAACTCATATTGATGGTGAGGTTGAAAAAACAATAATACGCTTGTCTGGCGCATCCAAGTTAAACGCTGAATCTTTGTACGTTGAAAAAATGGATATTAATATTAGTGGAGCCGGGTCAGCCAATGTAAGAGTAGAGGATGAACTGGTTGCAAATATATCAGGAGCTGGAAATATCCGTTACATTGGTGATCCCAGGGTTCATTCAAAGGTTTCAGGCGCCGGTAATGTAAAAAGGCTGAAGTAA
- a CDS encoding tetratricopeptide repeat protein, with amino-acid sequence MRDSLRKAIHTANEETQRLHARVLLAAELIPKEMDSAYNLIAAASELKHADSEIEKADYYNTLGVYYWYKGEFDSAIQAFKPIICLTESPQLLMRLARANNNIGAMYNRLQQPDSARKYLTEALRIDSERGNKPGVAKTQHDLSIMYYRLGKFELSLRYQLESIKVNEEQNDTLRLIHGYNVLGNIYSSLKKDDKALEKYLKAIELDSLYEPTSMAAQFYNNIAANLCDKPEEFENAIMYASRGLKEAIGKNDNTLISILHCNIAAAYLSVDQPEKSLDELKTALSYSLKEKSPKELDGLYLTLAKTHLMLGNIDSAKFYGNKSLGISEASKAIKRQSEALNILHLADSTAGNYRSSLDYFQKAGALRDSMWNVENRNRISELEIIYETDQRENANQLLDEQNKLNQKVIRNQKLLIILSISILVLTIIILFRERWIKKKILIKNAEIVKQKDEINNQNFKLLELNSTKDKFFSIVSHDLRGPFSALVSLLQILEEEYDQMNDDEKRQVIHLLHESSTNTFNLLINLLDWSRTQTGMIENKPVRIELHAATQKVIDLLESRARQKKLNLIIEIPDFLYAFADPHLLQSILINLINNAIKYSMPDNIIRISVLPTENDVKICVIDNGIGIPENRIKDLFRLDSNFKQPGTNQEPGTGLGLIMVHEFMQLIGGRISIFSEVGKGSTFCVTLPAK; translated from the coding sequence ATGCGCGATAGCCTCCGGAAAGCAATTCATACCGCTAATGAAGAAACACAACGCTTACATGCCAGGGTCCTGCTCGCAGCAGAGTTGATCCCAAAGGAGATGGACTCGGCATATAACCTTATAGCGGCTGCTTCAGAACTAAAACATGCGGATTCAGAAATAGAAAAAGCCGATTACTACAACACATTGGGAGTTTATTATTGGTATAAAGGTGAATTTGATAGTGCAATTCAGGCTTTTAAGCCAATCATCTGTTTAACTGAATCACCACAATTGCTCATGCGGCTGGCGCGCGCCAATAACAATATTGGAGCCATGTATAACCGCCTACAACAGCCCGACAGCGCCAGAAAATATCTTACAGAAGCGCTTCGTATTGATAGCGAAAGAGGCAATAAACCAGGGGTTGCAAAAACCCAGCATGATCTGAGTATCATGTATTACCGCCTTGGAAAATTTGAGTTGTCATTAAGGTACCAACTCGAATCAATAAAAGTTAATGAGGAACAAAATGACACTCTACGCCTGATCCATGGCTACAATGTGCTTGGTAATATTTACTCTTCGTTAAAAAAGGATGACAAGGCGCTGGAAAAATATCTTAAAGCCATTGAACTTGATAGCCTTTACGAACCCACTTCTATGGCGGCTCAATTCTATAACAATATCGCTGCTAATCTTTGTGACAAGCCCGAAGAGTTTGAAAATGCCATCATGTATGCTTCTAGAGGCTTAAAAGAAGCCATCGGGAAGAATGACAATACCCTAATTAGTATTCTCCATTGTAATATTGCAGCAGCATATCTTTCTGTTGATCAGCCTGAAAAAAGCCTTGATGAGCTAAAGACTGCCCTTTCTTATAGCTTAAAAGAAAAGTCGCCAAAAGAACTTGATGGTTTATACCTTACTTTGGCCAAAACGCACCTGATGCTCGGGAACATTGACTCAGCGAAATTTTACGGCAATAAATCGCTTGGAATTTCAGAAGCAAGCAAGGCAATTAAACGGCAAAGCGAGGCTTTAAATATATTGCATTTAGCTGACAGCACAGCAGGCAATTACAGATCATCTCTCGACTATTTTCAAAAAGCCGGTGCATTGAGAGATAGTATGTGGAATGTCGAAAATAGAAATCGCATTTCTGAATTGGAAATCATTTATGAAACTGATCAGAGGGAAAACGCTAACCAGTTATTGGATGAGCAGAACAAGCTAAACCAAAAGGTGATCAGAAACCAAAAACTCCTTATAATATTGAGTATTTCTATTTTGGTTCTAACCATAATTATTCTATTTCGCGAACGCTGGATCAAAAAGAAAATTTTAATTAAAAACGCAGAGATCGTAAAGCAAAAAGATGAAATCAACAATCAAAATTTCAAACTGCTGGAATTAAACAGTACCAAGGATAAATTCTTTTCAATTGTTTCGCACGATCTGCGTGGGCCGTTTTCTGCTTTGGTAAGCCTGCTGCAAATCCTGGAAGAGGAGTACGACCAGATGAATGATGATGAAAAAAGGCAAGTCATCCATCTGCTTCACGAGAGCAGTACCAATACTTTTAACCTCCTCATAAATCTTCTTGATTGGTCGCGAACCCAAACCGGTATGATTGAAAATAAACCAGTGAGGATTGAATTGCACGCAGCAACTCAGAAAGTGATTGATTTGCTTGAAAGCAGGGCCAGACAGAAAAAACTTAACCTCATCATCGAAATTCCTGACTTTCTCTATGCTTTTGCCGATCCACATCTATTGCAAAGCATTCTCATCAACCTGATCAACAATGCAATTAAATATTCAATGCCCGATAACATCATAAGGATATCGGTTTTACCTACAGAGAATGATGTGAAAATCTGCGTGATTGATAACGGCATTGGTATCCCCGAAAACAGAATAAAAGATCTGTTCCGACTTGACTCTAATTTCAAACAACCTGGCACTAACCAGGAACCGGGTACCGGACTTGGCCTCATCATGGTTCATGAATTCATGCAGCTCATTGGGGGTAGAATTTCCATATTCAGCGAAGTTGGTAAAGGAAGCACATTCTGTGTAACCCTTCCGGCAAAATAA
- a CDS encoding O-antigen ligase family protein: MSGRIAIWFESFWLLLLLPLMTGAALLSFIYKPILFLPFALSLALTTAWLISRFKLQVPLMTSIAFFLPFSFETAVAGDFIVFIPTEPLIGIALLSVMMDVLRYPGFLKDFISRELRWSLPLLGIFLITIPFSVMPMVSVKFAIVNITYLLVFLFLLNYLFRQHPGLFPRLMVVYSTGLLIVLVFALFRYSGFDWNITVVKGIFLPFYKDHTIMGATATIVASFWLMYTGTQKKTSFKILAFLTGFLFVFAVILSGSRAAILSLGFFLSVVLLLSLRARISHLIVLSLVTATFMFIFRHQIVDTIYRNPYVSRSHYTEWTGKLKSAGNITTDVSNIERMNRWYSGVKMFAEKPLTGFGPGTYQFVYIPYQKKELMNRLTVKNHWNIPENSGGTAHSEYILALSEMGIFGFLALILVLFRLFWITFVKARFHPHRGLIVVAFAALSTYLFHALFNNFLNSDKFAFLFWGMAAWLMATYENNKDERVLYSG; this comes from the coding sequence ATGTCAGGTAGGATCGCAATATGGTTCGAAAGCTTTTGGCTTTTGTTATTATTGCCACTGATGACCGGTGCAGCATTGCTGTCTTTCATTTATAAACCCATTCTCTTTTTACCTTTTGCATTATCGCTTGCTTTGACCACAGCCTGGCTGATTTCACGCTTTAAACTGCAAGTTCCGCTCATGACGTCTATTGCTTTTTTTCTGCCTTTTTCTTTTGAAACTGCAGTTGCCGGCGATTTTATAGTTTTTATTCCTACCGAGCCTTTGATCGGAATAGCTTTACTGTCAGTGATGATGGATGTTTTGCGCTATCCCGGATTTTTGAAAGACTTTATAAGCCGCGAACTGAGATGGAGTCTGCCTTTGCTGGGAATTTTTCTAATAACAATACCTTTTTCAGTAATGCCAATGGTATCAGTGAAATTCGCCATTGTTAACATCACCTATTTACTGGTATTTCTTTTTCTGTTGAATTATTTGTTCCGTCAGCATCCTGGCTTATTTCCAAGACTCATGGTTGTTTACAGCACCGGATTGTTGATTGTTCTGGTTTTTGCCTTATTTCGCTATTCCGGTTTTGATTGGAATATTACAGTTGTGAAAGGAATTTTCCTTCCCTTTTATAAGGATCACACCATCATGGGAGCGACAGCCACCATCGTTGCTTCCTTTTGGCTCATGTATACAGGTACGCAAAAAAAAACATCATTTAAAATCCTGGCATTCTTAACTGGTTTCTTGTTTGTTTTTGCCGTGATCCTGAGTGGGAGCAGGGCTGCTATACTCAGCCTGGGATTCTTTCTGTCTGTTGTGTTGCTTCTATCCCTTAGAGCAAGGATCAGTCATCTGATTGTTTTATCGCTTGTAACAGCAACGTTCATGTTCATTTTCCGTCACCAGATTGTGGATACGATTTATCGCAACCCTTACGTTTCACGTTCGCACTATACTGAATGGACAGGCAAACTGAAATCGGCCGGGAACATTACAACCGATGTTTCAAATATTGAGCGCATGAACCGCTGGTATTCCGGAGTGAAAATGTTTGCCGAAAAACCGCTCACAGGTTTTGGTCCAGGCACTTACCAGTTTGTTTATATTCCTTATCAGAAAAAGGAATTAATGAACCGGCTTACAGTTAAAAATCACTGGAATATTCCTGAGAACTCCGGTGGGACAGCGCATTCGGAATACATACTTGCATTAAGTGAAATGGGGATATTCGGTTTCCTGGCTTTGATTTTAGTTCTTTTTCGATTGTTCTGGATCACCTTTGTGAAAGCGCGCTTTCATCCGCATCGCGGATTGATTGTTGTGGCTTTTGCAGCGCTTTCTACTTATCTCTTTCATGCGTTATTCAATAATTTCCTGAACTCCGATAAATTTGCGTTTTTATTCTGGGGTATGGCTGCATGGCTCATGGCTACTTACGAAAACAATAAGGATGAAAGAGTATTATACAGCGGTTGA
- a CDS encoding nucleotidyltransferase domain-containing protein gives MASPAIKIQAVQNQLAFEIATVQKATTTEAASNFLPIKNHPLALSFLRTVIYFDVFDYPLNEKEIFAYCDHKITDINLARKILHRLTTTNYLNLDSGFYYLGNDNSKIKRRVEGNKLAAKRMRDARFYSRIIAMFPFTRGVYISGSLSKNYMDKESDIDYFIITKPGRLWLNRTLLVLFKRLFLFNSNRNFCINYVIDTDNLAIPERNVYAATETVLLLPMYNHKLFNDFLEANLWFREYYPNYSLPQQRTEPRIPLLKRLAEKMLDNALGDKLENYFYKLSVRFWKKKHKEMDKTLFERNLKSARGISRYHPQRQQFRILDVYYRKIREFETATGLLINKESGAESN, from the coding sequence ATGGCTTCGCCAGCTATCAAAATACAAGCGGTTCAAAACCAACTTGCTTTTGAAATTGCCACGGTTCAAAAAGCTACTACTACCGAAGCTGCCAGCAATTTCCTGCCAATTAAAAATCATCCTCTCGCGTTATCGTTCTTAAGGACAGTAATCTATTTTGATGTTTTCGACTACCCACTAAATGAAAAGGAAATTTTCGCGTATTGCGATCACAAAATAACGGATATCAATCTTGCCCGGAAGATTTTGCACCGGCTTACAACCACCAATTACCTGAATCTTGATTCAGGATTTTATTACCTCGGCAACGATAATTCTAAGATCAAACGACGTGTTGAAGGCAATAAGCTTGCAGCAAAGCGAATGCGCGATGCCAGGTTTTATTCCAGGATCATTGCAATGTTCCCGTTCACACGAGGCGTATATATTTCCGGTTCATTGTCAAAGAATTACATGGATAAAGAAAGTGATATTGACTATTTTATTATCACGAAGCCAGGTCGTTTATGGCTGAACCGAACCTTGCTGGTGCTTTTCAAAAGGCTTTTCCTGTTTAATTCAAACAGAAACTTCTGCATCAATTATGTTATTGACACCGATAATCTTGCGATCCCCGAACGGAATGTTTATGCAGCTACTGAAACTGTTTTGCTGCTGCCAATGTACAATCATAAGCTTTTCAATGATTTTCTTGAAGCCAATCTGTGGTTCCGCGAATATTACCCAAATTATTCTCTACCCCAACAACGCACTGAACCACGAATTCCACTTTTAAAAAGGTTGGCAGAAAAAATGCTGGACAACGCCTTGGGTGATAAGCTCGAAAATTATTTCTACAAGCTCTCTGTCAGGTTCTGGAAAAAAAAGCACAAAGAAATGGACAAAACTCTTTTTGAACGGAATCTGAAGTCGGCCCGGGGCATCTCAAGATATCATCCACAACGGCAACAATTTCGGATACTCGATGTATATTACCGCAAAATCCGGGAATTTGAAACTGCCACAGGCTTACTTATCAACAAGGAATCCGGCGCTGAATCCAACTAA
- a CDS encoding class I SAM-dependent methyltransferase, which yields MKEYYTAVESYYDFDAGDFDKRYWENLVLQKMRQSFREEVKRHPFTTILEIGYGTGLDMLHFAVTHPDARVFGIDISAEMCKLAQDRVKAKGLLNVIPEKGSVEDIESLFPGQQFDMIYVFFGALNTVEDLRKASLILQRLLLPGGIMVLTFVNKYYLAGMILEMMKLRFSNAFARLRKFWGGYSPVKKLPSRCYTPGQITAAFSEMKLLRKRGYCIKHPAWFYHGLNQKLRRFSPMLWKFDSWLNHTPFWKFGEYTLFVFQKV from the coding sequence ATGAAAGAGTATTATACAGCGGTTGAATCATATTACGACTTCGATGCAGGTGATTTCGACAAGCGTTATTGGGAAAATCTTGTGCTTCAGAAAATGCGTCAGTCTTTTCGTGAGGAAGTAAAAAGACATCCTTTTACCACCATCCTTGAGATAGGCTACGGAACCGGGCTTGATATGCTTCATTTTGCTGTGACCCATCCCGATGCCAGGGTTTTCGGAATTGACATATCCGCCGAAATGTGCAAGCTGGCGCAAGACCGGGTCAAAGCCAAAGGCTTGCTAAATGTGATACCGGAAAAAGGAAGCGTCGAAGATATTGAGTCGCTTTTCCCAGGCCAGCAATTTGATATGATCTATGTTTTTTTCGGCGCCCTGAATACCGTTGAGGATCTCAGAAAAGCATCCCTGATACTTCAGCGCTTGCTGCTTCCGGGCGGAATTATGGTGCTCACGTTTGTAAACAAATATTATCTCGCGGGGATGATACTTGAGATGATGAAACTGCGATTTTCAAATGCTTTTGCCCGTTTGAGGAAATTCTGGGGAGGCTATTCCCCGGTTAAAAAGCTTCCAAGTCGTTGTTATACACCGGGTCAGATCACAGCCGCTTTCAGTGAAATGAAATTGCTGAGGAAGCGCGGATACTGCATCAAACATCCGGCATGGTTCTATCATGGCCTGAACCAAAAGTTAAGGCGTTTCAGCCCAATGCTGTGGAAATTTGATTCATGGCTCAATCACACACCTTTCTGGAAATTTGGTGAATACACCTTATTTGTCTTTCAGAAGGTTTAG
- the arcC gene encoding carbamate kinase: MSKLAVVAFGGNALLRGDQRGTIDEQEANALSTSQRLLTLIKKDYDLVITHGNGPQVGNILLANTAGATLHGLPDMPMDVSVAYSQGFIGYIIEQQLRNVLKANDLERDIITIITQVLVDKEDQAFKNPTKPVGPYYSKEESDRIATETGAIFKADPRGRGFRKVVASPQPLAILNQKSIAKLARAHEIVIAVGGGGIPVFFAAENKVQGIDAVIDKDLASALLAVGINADKFFILTDVPKVCLHYNTPQQKTIDQMSVKEARQYIEEGHFAEGSMGPKVKAAVHFATHTGKDAIITSTEMLGVDNGGTRVSVV; the protein is encoded by the coding sequence ATGAGCAAACTAGCTGTTGTGGCTTTTGGTGGAAATGCATTGCTTCGCGGCGATCAAAGAGGAACCATTGATGAACAGGAAGCCAACGCCCTTTCAACAAGTCAGCGCCTGCTGACACTTATCAAAAAAGACTATGATCTTGTCATTACTCACGGCAACGGTCCCCAGGTTGGTAACATTCTGCTTGCAAATACTGCCGGTGCAACATTGCACGGACTTCCTGATATGCCTATGGATGTGAGCGTTGCATATTCTCAGGGTTTTATCGGTTATATTATTGAGCAACAATTGAGAAACGTGCTGAAGGCAAATGACCTTGAACGTGATATTATCACCATCATCACACAAGTTCTGGTTGACAAGGAAGATCAGGCTTTCAAAAACCCCACCAAGCCCGTAGGACCTTACTATTCCAAAGAAGAATCTGATAGGATCGCAACGGAAACCGGCGCTATTTTCAAAGCCGATCCACGAGGAAGAGGTTTCCGTAAGGTAGTTGCTTCTCCACAGCCATTGGCAATTCTGAACCAAAAGTCAATTGCTAAACTTGCACGCGCACATGAGATTGTGATCGCAGTAGGCGGCGGAGGAATCCCCGTTTTCTTTGCTGCTGAGAACAAGGTTCAGGGAATAGATGCAGTGATTGATAAAGACCTTGCATCGGCTTTGCTGGCAGTTGGCATCAATGCCGACAAATTTTTCATCCTCACTGATGTGCCCAAAGTATGCCTTCATTATAATACACCTCAGCAAAAAACAATTGACCAGATGAGTGTGAAAGAAGCCCGCCAATATATTGAAGAAGGACATTTTGCTGAAGGCAGTATGGGGCCAAAAGTAAAGGCTGCCGTTCATTTCGCAACGCACACCGGTAAAGATGCCATTATCACAAGCACAGAAATGCTTGGCGTTGATAATGGTGGAACACGGGTTTCGGTTGTTTAA